A window from Bdellovibrionales bacterium encodes these proteins:
- a CDS encoding ParA family protein, translated as MARAKNTLPHKIISVQMLKGGVAKTTTAMNIGLGAVQYGARVLFIDMDQQANLTFALGMDIDEAEEKPVWLDIVEKKATIQEAVVKLTDKIDLIPSNLNNSVLDRVLLNSNRNWSQAVKNPLETIRKNYDLILIDTAPALSATNTAVTVASDMVILPVNPDRFSYMGLEKHLEELREIKKDFDLDLTEKILFTRFDGREKVSHELLQKCMDSFEDLLMKSYIRTSTEVKNTIGTGKTIYHSKSNAREDYDLVTREVLEMKL; from the coding sequence ATGGCTAGAGCCAAAAACACCCTTCCACATAAAATCATCTCTGTGCAAATGCTGAAAGGCGGAGTGGCAAAGACCACTACAGCCATGAATATTGGCCTCGGTGCCGTTCAGTATGGTGCACGCGTCTTGTTCATCGATATGGATCAGCAGGCCAATCTGACCTTTGCTCTCGGTATGGATATCGACGAGGCCGAAGAAAAACCTGTTTGGCTCGATATCGTGGAAAAGAAAGCGACGATTCAAGAGGCTGTCGTTAAGTTAACGGACAAAATCGATTTGATTCCGTCGAATCTCAATAACTCAGTGCTAGACCGTGTGCTTTTGAACTCCAATCGCAATTGGTCCCAGGCGGTGAAGAACCCGCTTGAGACCATTCGTAAAAACTACGATTTGATCCTGATCGACACGGCTCCGGCGCTCAGCGCGACGAATACGGCGGTGACGGTGGCTTCCGATATGGTGATTCTGCCTGTAAATCCGGATCGTTTTTCCTATATGGGGCTTGAAAAACATCTCGAGGAGCTTCGCGAAATCAAGAAAGATTTTGACCTCGACTTGACAGAGAAAATTCTGTTCACACGTTTTGATGGCCGAGAAAAGGTCAGCCATGAGCTTTTACAGAAATGCATGGATTCCTTTGAGGATTTGCTGATGAAGAGCTATATAAGAACTTCCACCGAGGTGAAAAACACCATCGGCACGGGAAAGACGATTTATCACTCTAAGTCCAACGCGCGCGAGGACTATGACTTAGTTACTCGCGAAGTGTTGGAAATGAAATTGTAA
- a CDS encoding ATP-dependent helicase, giving the protein MSHWTKGLNPEQVKAVEHDFGPLLILAGAGSGKTTVLVSRTGRLIADNIAKADEICVLTFTNKAAKELKHRVSAKVGSQTKKGLWAGTFHSFGLQILRRFHKHAGLSPYFGIVDQSDCNAIIKELLKDVTNSGKDKFDVDKLLNMINDHRTGMANKTEAFDEYHEMVETLAPKFNKKLELLGVVDFEGLLIKPLELFKQHPETLEKIQNSFTQVMVDEFQDTNRLQMELIHQIVKTHNNITAVGDDDQSIYGWRGAEVKNILNFPKEFKSCEVIKLERNYRSSAEILAVANAAIAQNKNRHGKVLRAENAQNTGELPEVFVLEREEDECDFVVSEVQHFMRQGYTYKDFAVLYRSNTQGGLIESSLRRANIPYTITGGTSIFDRKEVKDVMAYLKQALAPNEVSLRRIINVPPRGIGEGTIEKLTEYTLTNKVTFMEACQQWKEAGIQDKTGEAIDDLLNFCHALPSQILDYKVGSSPGAHFIEILQLLGYRQFIYNGTADPSVAEKKWQVVEIVGRILDAYLGRRSYDLENLKSFIDAMMLRDDVNEEDNSNKMQLMTLHASKGLEFPVVILAGVEEDLLPHKTLGSDIDEERRLFYVGVTRAKKRLVMSRCQQRKRHGVVRPVTASRFLLEIQQKLYKEYPMGARPVSGQERDDLVSSFLKGLEQKSQTK; this is encoded by the coding sequence ATGAGTCATTGGACAAAAGGTCTCAATCCTGAGCAGGTCAAAGCCGTCGAGCACGATTTTGGCCCGCTGCTCATTCTTGCGGGAGCTGGTTCTGGCAAGACAACGGTTCTGGTTTCCAGAACCGGTCGCCTTATTGCGGATAACATCGCAAAGGCCGACGAGATCTGCGTCCTCACGTTCACGAATAAAGCCGCTAAGGAACTTAAGCACCGTGTTTCTGCCAAAGTTGGATCGCAAACCAAAAAGGGCCTCTGGGCCGGAACCTTTCACTCGTTTGGTTTGCAGATTCTCCGCCGTTTCCATAAGCATGCAGGCCTCAGCCCTTACTTCGGTATTGTTGATCAAAGCGATTGCAATGCCATCATCAAAGAACTTCTGAAAGACGTTACCAACTCAGGCAAAGATAAATTCGATGTCGATAAGCTTCTCAACATGATTAATGATCATCGCACAGGGATGGCCAATAAAACGGAAGCCTTCGATGAGTATCATGAGATGGTCGAAACCCTGGCTCCAAAATTTAACAAAAAGTTAGAACTTCTAGGCGTCGTGGACTTTGAGGGTCTTTTGATTAAGCCGTTAGAGCTTTTCAAACAGCACCCTGAAACCCTTGAGAAGATCCAGAACTCATTTACGCAAGTCATGGTGGATGAGTTCCAAGATACTAATCGTCTGCAGATGGAGTTGATCCATCAGATCGTTAAAACGCATAATAATATTACGGCCGTCGGTGACGACGATCAGTCGATTTACGGTTGGCGCGGAGCTGAAGTAAAAAATATTCTGAATTTTCCAAAAGAGTTTAAAAGCTGCGAAGTGATTAAGCTCGAACGTAATTACCGTTCGAGTGCCGAGATTTTGGCGGTGGCCAATGCGGCAATCGCGCAAAATAAGAACCGTCACGGCAAAGTCCTCAGAGCTGAAAACGCCCAAAACACCGGTGAATTACCTGAAGTTTTCGTTTTGGAGCGCGAAGAAGATGAGTGTGATTTCGTGGTCAGCGAAGTTCAGCACTTCATGCGCCAAGGATACACTTACAAAGACTTCGCGGTGCTTTACCGATCAAACACCCAAGGGGGCTTGATCGAGAGCTCGCTCCGTCGCGCGAATATTCCCTACACAATCACGGGTGGCACATCGATCTTTGACCGTAAAGAAGTCAAAGACGTCATGGCGTACCTTAAACAGGCTCTCGCGCCGAATGAAGTTTCGCTCCGTCGAATCATCAATGTTCCGCCGCGTGGAATCGGTGAGGGGACCATTGAAAAACTCACCGAGTATACGCTCACGAATAAAGTCACCTTCATGGAAGCCTGCCAGCAGTGGAAAGAGGCCGGAATCCAAGACAAAACCGGTGAAGCGATTGATGATCTGCTCAATTTCTGTCATGCGCTGCCATCGCAGATTTTAGATTACAAAGTCGGTTCGAGCCCTGGAGCTCACTTTATCGAGATCTTGCAACTCTTGGGCTATCGCCAGTTCATTTATAATGGCACGGCAGATCCGAGTGTCGCCGAGAAAAAATGGCAAGTCGTAGAGATCGTCGGTCGCATTCTGGATGCCTACTTGGGGCGTCGCAGTTATGATCTTGAAAATTTGAAATCCTTCATCGATGCGATGATGCTTAGAGATGACGTCAATGAAGAGGATAATTCGAATAAAATGCAGTTGATGACTCTTCACGCCAGCAAAGGCTTGGAATTCCCGGTTGTTATCTTGGCCGGAGTTGAAGAAGATCTGCTTCCACACAAAACTCTTGGTTCGGATATCGACGAAGAACGCAGACTTTTTTACGTGGGTGTCACTCGTGCTAAAAAACGCCTTGTGATGTCCCGTTGCCAGCAGCGCAAACGTCACGGCGTGGTTCGTCCTGTGACGGCGTCAAGATTCCTCTTGGAAATCCAGCAAAAGCTCTATAAGGAATATCCGATGGGTGCACGTCCTGTGTCAGGACAAGAGCGTGACGACCTCGTATCGAGCTTCTTAAAGGGACTCGAGCAGAAATCACAAACTAAATAA
- a CDS encoding BolA family transcriptional regulator: protein MEKALRASIEQTFEPEYFELENESHMHSVPPNSETHFRLLVVADVFEGKSRIDRSRLVNDLIKPYMAKGLHALSQRTFTPPEWDKVKDTFKMVSPECRGGSLVDKK, encoded by the coding sequence ATGGAAAAGGCTCTCAGAGCCAGCATAGAGCAGACTTTTGAACCCGAGTACTTTGAACTCGAGAACGAAAGTCATATGCACTCGGTCCCGCCGAATTCAGAAACGCACTTCCGCCTTCTCGTAGTAGCGGATGTCTTCGAGGGAAAATCCCGCATCGACCGCAGCCGCCTTGTGAATGACCTCATCAAGCCCTATATGGCAAAGGGTCTTCATGCCCTTTCGCAAAGAACCTTTACCCCGCCTGAGTGGGACAAGGTCAAAGACACCTTCAAAATGGTTTCGCCTGAGTGCCGCGGTGGTTCTCTCGTTGATAAGAAGTAG